The genome window TGCGGTAAAGCACGAAAAAGCCGGCCCAGATGGGCCGGCTTTTTCGTGCGTGGTATTTGCTACTTATGCGGCGGTGGGCGCTTCCCGTAGGCGCCGATCCAGCACCTTTTCTACCCCCGTGAGGCGGCGCAGCACCAGATCCTGCACCTCCGTATCGTCGAGGTTGATGCCGTGGTTGCGGGTGCTGAGGTAGCGGGTAAGGGTAGCGTTGTCGTCGAGCGTTTCGGCGAGTTCCTGCTGGGCCTCCTGCCACAGGTCGTCCTGCTGGGCCTGCAAGTACTGAAACCGCAGCTCCACCGTCTGGCTTACCAGGTGGGCTAAGCGAGTCAGCACCTCTTCCTCGGCGCCCGAGAGCGTGCGGTGCTCCCGGCCAATTACGGCCATCATCCCAATGCGGGCTCCATCGGGCATGCGCAGGGCGGAGCCGGCGTAAAAGTTTAACCCTAGAGTCTGTGCCACATCCGGGCTGATCAGGCGGCAGCCCTCGGCCGAGTAGTCAGTGGTTACAACCGGCATGTCGGGCAGAATGGCGGCCGAGCACATGCTTTCCGTGCGAGGCAGTCCCGGTACGCCTTCGGCCCCGGTTACGGCCTTAAAGTGCACGTAGTCATCATCCACAAAGGAAATCAGGGAGATGGGCGTATTAAATAGCTGCGCCGCCCAGGCCACATAGTCATCGAAAATTTTCTCCGGCGTGGTGTTTACAATTTGGTACAGATGAAGCGTGCGCAGGCGCGCCGTTTCATTTTCGGGTACCAGGCGGTCGGGAAAAATA of Hymenobacter sublimis contains these proteins:
- a CDS encoding GAF domain-containing protein; amino-acid sequence: MTNIFPDRLVPENETARLRTLHLYQIVNTTPEKIFDDYVAWAAQLFNTPISLISFVDDDYVHFKAVTGAEGVPGLPRTESMCSAAILPDMPVVTTDYSAEGCRLISPDVAQTLGLNFYAGSALRMPDGARIGMMAVIGREHRTLSGAEEEVLTRLAHLVSQTVELRFQYLQAQQDDLWQEAQQELAETLDDNATLTRYLSTRNHGINLDDTEVQDLVLRRLTGVEKVLDRRLREAPTAA